A window from Balearica regulorum gibbericeps isolate bBalReg1 chromosome 1, bBalReg1.pri, whole genome shotgun sequence encodes these proteins:
- the RELT gene encoding tumor necrosis factor receptor superfamily member 19L, whose translation MKRSGMRWWLVTVLGVLSGPDAGAGSCRPREHGAPGCPPGEEPTGACGSAQDPVGTCRACPPGTFSPGDVSCSAHTRCQARNRILVTPGTAATDSRCGACLPGFYSPEGEREPRGRCLPCTAAPRSTPGCPGRRRARSPETPGRLAGTNGTRVTLMGEEEEEAAVAAQAAVLTIVPVFCAMGLLGILVCNLLKKKGYHCTTSKDPQPGSAGPSSIYQLEDANEDTIGVLVRLITEKKENAAALEELLKEHHGQQPMPPPGPNKLHLLPQFPPTCRHQEHLHTVQGPAPCARCSQKKWPEVLPPLSATKVPKPGARPSEVTILSVGRFRVSRIPEMRSEVGGEPPRGAIPAGSGMQPPWLKSIDSPPKLAPGLGAALGGR comes from the exons ATGAAGAGGAGCGGGATGCGCTGGTGGCTTGTCACCGTCCTGGGG GTGCTGAGCGGACCCGACGCGGGAGCCGGGAGTTGCCGTCCCCGGGAGCACGGGGCACCAGGATGCCCACCCGGAGAGGAGCCCACTGGG GCGTGCGGCTCGGCTCAGGACCCGGTGGGGACGTGCCGAGCTTGTCCTCCCGGCACCTTCTCACCGGGAGACGTATCCTGCTCCGCTCACACCCGCTGCCAGGCCAGGAACAGGATCCTGGTGACACCGGGGACGGCAGCGACCGACAGCCGCTGCGGAGCCTGCCTGCCGGG GTTTTACAGCCctgaaggggagagggagccCCGGGGCCGGTGCCTGCCCTGCACCGCTGCTCCccgcagcaccccagggtgcccag gtCGGCGACGAGCCCGCAGCCCCGAAACACCGGGCCGGCTGGCGGGGACCAACGGGACGCGAGTGACCCTGatgggtgaggaagaggaggaggcggcggtggcggcgcaGGCGGCCGTGCTGACCATCGTCCCGGTCTTCTGCGCCATGGGGTTGTTGGGCATCCTGGTCTGCAACCTCCTGAAGAAGAAGGGTTACCACTGCACCACCAGCAAGGACCCCCAGCCCGGCAGCGCCG GTCCCAGCTCCATCTACCAGCTGGAGGATGCCAACGAGGACACCATTGGGGTGCTGGTGCGGTTGATCACCGAGAAGAAAG AAAACGCCGCGgcgctggaggagctgctgaaggagcaTCACGGCCAACAGCCGATGCCACCACCGGGCCCAAATAA ACTGCacctcctgcctcagtttccccccaCCTGCCGACACCAGGAACACCTCCACACGGTGCAGGGTCCGGCCCCGTGCGCCCGCTGCAGCCAGAAGAAGTGGCCTGAGGTGCTGCCACCACTCAGTGCCACCAAGGTCCCCAAGCCCGGGGCTCGTCCCAGTGAGGTCACCATCCTCTCTGTCGGCAG GTTTCGGGTGTCGCGGATCCCCGAGATGAGGAGCGAGGTGGGGGGCGAACCCCCCCGTGGTGCCATCCCCGCTGGCAGCGGGATGCAGCCCCCGTGGTTGAAAAGCATCGACAGCCCCCCCAAG CTGGCACCTGGCCTGGGGGCTGCCTTGGGGGGACGGTGA